The Flavobacteriales bacterium genome includes the window GCTCTTGCCATGGCGCCAGGCTTTGAAGATGCGTTGAAAGATGCCTATCTGAACTCGGTCAGTGATTCGTCCCAAGTGGACCAGGGCTTTCTTCATCAGATCCAACAACCATTTGCCATGAAGACCGCACATGCCCTCGGAGGTCTGCTACAAGCTGAGGTCAAGGTGGGTGAAGAAGCCAATGAATCGGAGTTCAAACAACATGCTGCGCAGTACGAGGTGATCCACCTGGGTACCCATACTCAGATAAACAATGTATCTCCCCTCTATTCCAAATTGATATTGAGTAAATCGAGCAATGAAGACGGATATCTGCATGCCTATGAGCTGTACGATATGCAACTACAGGCAGAGCTCGCTGTACTCACCGCCTGTCAGACAGGAGTCGGTCAGCAGGAGAGCTCGGAAGGAGTCATCTCGTTGGCACATAGTTTCGCCTATGCGGGTTGTCCATCCATCATCATGTCACTGTGGGATGTTGATGAACAGAGCACAGCCATCATCACGGAAGCATTCTATCGTCAATTGGCTGATGGTCGGTCCAAGAACAGAGCTTTAAGAGACGCCAAACTAGCATGGATCAAAAGCCACGACAATGAGCAGAATGCCCCGTACTACTGGGCTGGGCTGGTGTTAATGGGAGACCCGGATCCTATTGAAATGGCTACAGGATTCCCATGGGGCTTTGTGCTCATTGGCCTGGGACTTCTATTGGCGGTCATCCTTTTCACCCTTATGAGCAGAGGCAATCGGACATTTACGGATTGAGTATATTCAATCGCTAAAAAATCAATTCCTATGTCTGTTTGGAGAGTCATCCTATCTATCCTCTTCCCTCCCTTGGCCGTATATGACCAAGGCTGCGGCTCTATTTTGATCGTACTACTATTGACTTTATTGGGTTGGATTCCTGGAGTCATTGCCGCTCTGGTCATCCTGAACGGAGATAAAGGCAAGTCGAGGTCCTGACCTTGGTGGGACTGAGACCCTGCTGAAAATACATCTGATATTCAGGGTCTTGAAGGACCTCGGAAGTCAATCACCTTTTCTTCAAGATGAACTTCTTAAGCACGCTGAAATTGTCTAAATTAGGTCTAGCTAACCAGAACCATCGATGTCGCCCCTCCTCTTTCGAATTCATAATTCTTTGGTATACAGGTATTTGCCCAAGGTAAGAAAGCCACTCGGTGGTCTTCATTTGCTAGCCAGGTACATAGTGATTCTTAGTTTGCTCATGAGTATTCCTCTGGTAGGTTTTACGACCGAATCCCTAGACACATACCTTGAGCAGAGAAGTTATAGCTACAAATTCAGGATCGAGGGACTGTTCTCGAAACAAGAAGCAAAACCCCTCTTATTTGAGTTCAAGGACTGGGAGGAGACGCTTCATGTTGATTATTTCGAATCTTGCTCGTGTTTCAAATTGACAAGCTCTCATCCATTGTCATACACTCTTCTGAATGCATTCATCAGTGAGAGAAGTCATCAACTAGAGGGTGAAGTCATGCAAGGGGACGGAACACCGCTACTCCCTGAGCTCATTCCAGATCTAGAGATCGAGTGAGATGCTTGTTGACCATATGTGCATTACAGATCCTCATTACACTTGATGGGCAGGACTTCAGTGTCACCGCCCCTTATACCAGCCCCACTCGGAGCACATGCGGTGCTAGCAATGATTGCGCACTCGAGACCTCTGAAGACCACCAATATGCAGTGACCATTGCCACGGCCGGTGACTGGACTTTCTCCCTATGTGGCGCAACATATGACACTCGGATATATGTCGGAACCCTTTTATGTTCCGGAGACCTTGCTTTCAACGATGACGCCTGTGGACTTCAATCGGAGGTCACGCTTACCCTTGTCCCAGGAATCTATCACGTGACCGTAGAAGGATGGTTCGGGAACTGCGGAGACTATGTACTGGATATCTACACAACCGCACCTGTTGGGCCGGAAGACCTCTGTGTGGGAGCCTTGAACATCAATTGCGGAGATGTGGTCAATGGAAATACCAGCACTGCTACGACCGATACAGCACCAACTTGCGGCACTACGGATGGGGCACCTGGAGTGTGGTATACTTTCACAGGCACAGGCCAGCAGATCACCGCCTCTCTATGCGGTAGCTCCTACGACACCAAGATCAGGGTCTTCACAGGAAACTGTTCCGCTTTGGTATGTGAAGTTGGGAATGATGACTTCTGTGGAACCCAATCAGAAGTCAGTTTCAATTCCATTCTAGGGACTACCTACTACATACTCGTGCATGGATTCGGAACGGCCAGCGGAGCCTATACGCTCAGCCTGACCTGTGCCACACCTCCTGGCCCTGAAGACGATT containing:
- a CDS encoding YqaE/Pmp3 family membrane protein yields the protein MSVWRVILSILFPPLAVYDQGCGSILIVLLLTLLGWIPGVIAALVILNGDKGKSRS
- a CDS encoding CHAT domain-containing protein; the encoded protein is ALAMAPGFEDALKDAYLNSVSDSSQVDQGFLHQIQQPFAMKTAHALGGLLQAEVKVGEEANESEFKQHAAQYEVIHLGTHTQINNVSPLYSKLILSKSSNEDGYLHAYELYDMQLQAELAVLTACQTGVGQQESSEGVISLAHSFAYAGCPSIIMSLWDVDEQSTAIITEAFYRQLADGRSKNRALRDAKLAWIKSHDNEQNAPYYWAGLVLMGDPDPIEMATGFPWGFVLIGLGLLLAVILFTLMSRGNRTFTD